From the genome of Tachysurus vachellii isolate PV-2020 chromosome 2, HZAU_Pvac_v1, whole genome shotgun sequence, one region includes:
- the gsg1l2b gene encoding germ cell-specific gene 1-like protein — translation MERRRRASLALALNLVALLLAGCALSTSYWCAGNRKVLKPFCTGPLPPAHRHAHCIRYNSSSANDSRQVQYVWETGEDKFVLRKFHSGIWLSCEQNIDLSGENCRSFISIPPPHERGVLWLCIVAECLYILLLATGGILMSIEVCQFGNVIDGLKLNAFASIFTVLSGLLGMVAHMMYTTAFQLTVSLGPEDWKPQSWDYSWSYMLAWGSFTACMASSVTTINRYTKTILEFKHKRRNMEKNLKIKQQLLELDCPEQMWDMYISSVPSTAEELLELSSPSRKLSNHDMGDQQGEEYC, via the exons ATGGAGCGGCGGCGGCGGGCGTCTCTGGCGCTCGCGCTCAACTTGGTGGCGCTGCTGCTGGCCGGGTGCGCGCTCAGCACGAGCTACTGGTGCGCGGGGAACCGAAAAGTACTGAAGCCGTTTTGCACCGGGCCGCTGCCTCCAGCCCACAGGCACGCGCACTGCATCCGATACAACAGCTCGAGCGCTAACGACAGCCGCCAGGTGCAGTACGTGTGGGAGACCGGAGAGGACAAGTTTGTCCTGAGGAAGTTCCACAGCGGTATCTGGCTGTCCTGCGAGCAGAATATTGACCTGAGTG GTGAGAACTGCAGAAGTTTCATAAGTATTCCCCCTCCACATGAGAGAG GGGTCTTATGGCTGTGCATCGTTGCAGAATGTCTGTACATCCTTCTCCTTGCCACTGGTGGAATCCTCATGTCTATCGAAGTCTGCCAATTTGGGAACGTCATAGATGGACTCAAACTCAACGCCTTTGCCTCCATATTCACCGTCTTGTCAG GTCTTCTTGGCATGGTAGCACACATGATGTACACAACAGCTTTTCAGCTCACTGTAAGTCTGGGCCCTGAGGACTGGAAACCCCAAAGCTGGGATTACAGCTGGTCTTACAT GTTGGCCTGGGGATCTTTCACAGCCTGCATGGCCTCCTCGGTGACCACCATCAACAGATACACAAAGACGATCCTGGAGTTCAAGCACAAGCGGAGGAACATGGAGAAAAACCTGAAGATCAAGCAGCAGCTCCTGGAGCTGGATTGCCCAGAGCAGATGTGGGACATGTATATCAGCTCTGTGCCCAGCACGGCCGAGGAGCTGCTGGAGCTGTCCAGTCCGAGCCGTAAGCTGTCCAACCATGACATGGGTGATCAGCAGGGGGAGGAGTACTGCTGA